A stretch of the Candidatus Omnitrophota bacterium genome encodes the following:
- a CDS encoding FMN-binding glutamate synthase family protein, which translates to MTQWPKSIDAIGAANRGNPCESGLCTLCDSDCTGRCETWLSSLRGRKTLYPRHFGSSTSGSSNTQHVGVSYSNLRIQGYLYGAENLPGQLTSNADDCVFPNVSIETQFGNKVKTKARIPIMTGALGSTFIAAKYWDSFAIGASLVGFPIVVGENVVGVDQKAVIEKGRIKKAPELDRRVDTYLRYYDGYGAIIVQLNVEDTRNGVAEYLIEKYGDKVVIELKWGQGAKVIGGEIQVKSLEYAQFLKDRGYIVDPDPTKPEVIEAFKAGAIHSIARHSRLGYTDSSTAEGVREAFMESVAYLRKLGYKRVTLKTGSYGMEALAMSIRFASEAGLDLLTIDGSGGGTGMSPWNMMESWGVPSILLHSKAYEYGRIVENAGYRVVDMAFAGGLVREDHIFKALALGAPYTKLICMGRSLMIPGYLGSNIEGVLLPQNKEKVNGNWDKLPKSVADMGNTVEEIFAGYYEVRKKVGKAEMKNIPYGAIAVWTLADKLGAGLQQLLAGTRKFSLEGLSRNEIFSANRETERETGIPFITDVQDQQAKEILTAPSFEKMVMA; encoded by the coding sequence ATGACTCAATGGCCCAAATCCATCGACGCAATAGGCGCTGCCAATCGAGGCAACCCTTGTGAGTCCGGCCTATGCACCCTCTGCGACTCCGACTGCACGGGCCGCTGCGAAACCTGGCTTTCCAGCTTGCGCGGCCGGAAAACGCTCTATCCCCGGCATTTTGGAAGCAGCACCTCCGGCAGTTCCAACACCCAGCATGTGGGGGTCTCCTACAGCAACCTCCGCATCCAGGGATATCTTTACGGCGCCGAGAATCTGCCCGGACAGCTCACCTCGAATGCGGATGATTGTGTGTTTCCCAATGTTTCGATCGAAACCCAGTTCGGCAACAAGGTCAAGACCAAAGCACGAATCCCCATTATGACGGGTGCTCTGGGTTCCACATTCATTGCCGCCAAGTACTGGGATTCTTTTGCCATCGGGGCCTCGCTCGTGGGCTTCCCCATTGTGGTGGGAGAAAATGTGGTCGGTGTGGACCAAAAGGCAGTGATTGAGAAGGGCCGCATAAAGAAGGCGCCGGAGCTGGACCGCCGTGTGGACACTTATCTCCGGTACTACGACGGCTATGGGGCTATCATTGTGCAGCTCAATGTGGAAGACACACGCAATGGAGTGGCCGAGTACTTGATTGAAAAGTACGGCGACAAGGTGGTGATTGAACTCAAGTGGGGCCAAGGAGCTAAAGTCATCGGCGGAGAGATCCAGGTCAAAAGCCTGGAATACGCACAGTTCCTCAAAGACCGGGGCTATATCGTCGACCCGGATCCCACCAAGCCCGAAGTGATCGAGGCTTTCAAGGCAGGGGCCATTCACTCCATTGCGCGTCATAGCCGGCTCGGTTATACCGACTCTTCCACTGCCGAAGGCGTGCGCGAAGCCTTTATGGAGTCCGTGGCCTATCTTCGCAAGCTGGGCTACAAGCGTGTGACGCTCAAGACCGGCTCCTACGGGATGGAAGCTCTGGCCATGAGCATCCGTTTTGCCTCTGAAGCAGGTCTGGATCTCTTGACCATCGACGGATCGGGCGGCGGCACAGGAATGAGCCCCTGGAACATGATGGAAAGTTGGGGGGTCCCTTCTATCCTTCTGCACTCAAAGGCCTATGAGTACGGCCGGATCGTTGAAAATGCGGGATACAGGGTCGTGGATATGGCCTTTGCCGGCGGCCTGGTTCGCGAAGACCATATCTTTAAGGCCTTGGCTCTGGGCGCACCCTATACCAAGCTCATCTGTATGGGCCGTTCGCTCATGATCCCCGGTTATCTGGGTTCCAACATCGAAGGCGTACTGCTGCCTCAGAACAAGGAAAAGGTCAACGGCAATTGGGACAAGCTGCCTAAGTCCGTGGCCGATATGGGGAACACAGTCGAAGAAATTTTTGCCGGCTACTATGAGGTTCGCAAAAAGGTCGGCAAAGCGGAAATGAAGAATATCCCCTACGGGGCCATTGCTGTTTGGACTCTCGCAGACAAACTGGGCGCCGGTCTCCAGCAACTCCTGGCCGGAACCCGCAAGTTCAGCCTGGAGGGGTTGTCCCGGAATGAAATCTTCTCTGCGAACCGGGAGACCGAGAGAGAAACGGGGATTCCCTTCATCACCGATGTGCAAGACCAGCAAGCCAAGGAAATTTTGACAGCTCCAAGCTTTGAGAAGATGGTTATGGCTTAG
- a CDS encoding paraquat-inducible protein A has protein sequence MDNTSQSLADCYPKRIDIPLLIISASTLLAVGLSLPLFKVTRMVFWKSSYSILTGAFKLFEDGEYFLGGIILLFSVLFPVAKLTALGIIWVVRFSEQKRTLALHWLGFLGKWSMLDVLVVALMIVVIKTRAVAHVESQAGVYVFCTAILISMIAAANVERLAKALETPRGAVPEIPNPEGDGLL, from the coding sequence ATGGATAACACCTCCCAATCACTTGCAGATTGCTACCCCAAGCGTATTGATATTCCACTTCTAATCATCTCGGCAAGCACCTTATTGGCGGTCGGTCTCTCCTTGCCTTTGTTTAAAGTCACGCGCATGGTTTTTTGGAAGAGCTCCTATTCGATTTTGACGGGTGCCTTCAAGCTCTTTGAAGACGGAGAGTATTTCTTGGGAGGGATCATTCTTCTTTTTTCCGTGCTGTTTCCCGTGGCCAAGCTTACGGCCTTGGGCATTATTTGGGTGGTGCGGTTTTCTGAACAAAAACGAACACTCGCCCTCCATTGGCTGGGGTTCTTGGGCAAGTGGTCTATGTTGGATGTCTTGGTCGTGGCCTTGATGATTGTGGTAATCAAGACGAGAGCGGTGGCTCACGTGGAATCCCAGGCAGGGGTGTATGTGTTTTGCACAGCGATTCTAATATCCATGATTGCGGCGGCTAACGTGGAACGGTTGGCTAAAGCGTTGGAAACGCCGCGGGGCGCTGTCCCGGAAATCCCGAATCCGGA
- a CDS encoding DUF128 domain-containing protein yields MSLRDSSEKVIRRKLSILRVLRRSGKPLPSSAIAEGLQGFGHDVSERTVRLYLQQLDQEGMTENLGKQGRRLTPAGQQEVSEAFAYEKVGLLASKIDNMTYRMDFDLETQNGTVVVNTSLVDLRVFRDAIPLIKRVFASGYAMGTLMALHGPGERCGDKNVPPGKVGISTVCSITLNGVLLAHGIPVFSKFGGLVEIRDFKPTRFVELIHYGGTTVDPLEIFIRSGMTNYVGATETGQGRIGAGLREVPAESREVVQGLSLRLKQAGLGGIMVIGSPGQPVLEIPVEEDRVAVGVIGGLNPMAILRERGFELEFSALDGLAEYKNLFHFEELDLRARPILS; encoded by the coding sequence TTGAGCCTCCGGGATAGTAGTGAAAAAGTCATTCGCAGAAAGCTTTCCATCTTGCGCGTGTTGAGACGCTCCGGAAAACCCTTGCCCAGCTCGGCCATTGCCGAAGGCCTGCAAGGGTTTGGCCACGACGTGAGCGAGCGCACGGTCCGGCTGTACTTGCAACAACTGGATCAAGAGGGAATGACGGAAAATCTCGGCAAGCAGGGCCGCAGGCTGACCCCTGCAGGCCAGCAAGAGGTCTCCGAGGCCTTTGCGTATGAAAAGGTCGGGTTGCTTGCCTCCAAGATCGACAATATGACCTACAGAATGGATTTTGATCTGGAGACGCAGAACGGCACGGTGGTGGTCAACACGAGTCTGGTTGACCTGCGTGTTTTTAGGGATGCGATCCCGCTGATCAAGCGGGTTTTTGCTTCGGGCTATGCCATGGGGACTCTGATGGCCTTGCATGGCCCGGGAGAGCGCTGCGGAGACAAAAATGTGCCCCCGGGCAAGGTGGGTATCAGCACGGTTTGTTCGATTACGCTTAATGGGGTTCTCTTAGCCCACGGGATTCCGGTTTTTTCCAAGTTCGGGGGCTTGGTGGAGATCCGGGATTTTAAACCGACACGTTTTGTGGAACTCATCCACTATGGCGGCACGACTGTGGATCCTCTGGAGATCTTCATTCGCAGCGGGATGACCAACTATGTCGGCGCGACCGAAACAGGCCAAGGCCGGATAGGCGCGGGCCTGCGCGAGGTTCCTGCCGAAAGCCGCGAGGTGGTCCAAGGCCTTTCACTCAGGCTCAAGCAGGCGGGGTTGGGTGGTATTATGGTGATCGGCAGTCCGGGTCAACCTGTCCTGGAAATTCCCGTGGAGGAAGACCGTGTTGCGGTGGGAGTCATCGGAGGTTTGAACCCCATGGCCATTCTCAGAGAACGCGGATTCGAATTGGAGTTCAGTGCCCTGGACGGTCTGGCGGAGTACAAGAATCTGTTTCACTTCGAAGAACTTGATCTCAGGGCGCGCCCTATCTTGAGTTGA